In Lactuca sativa cultivar Salinas chromosome 5, Lsat_Salinas_v11, whole genome shotgun sequence, the DNA window TAGCGTAACGGGGAAGCATATTTTGAAGAGATACGTACCAATCTGAGCTCGATCTGTATTCAATTTCATCTTACTACAAGTTTTGGTCTTTTCAGATTTCCAAGTGTGGTGGCTATGAATACTCCATCATCAAATAGTTTGCATAAACACGACGTAATAGAAGAAGGGAGGAAGTGCTAGAATTTCCTAAAAATGAAACAGATTTGGGTGTTGTGGAGGAGCCACCGGTGGTGGCAAGTGAAGTTGAAACATCTAAGGATAATAGTGAACTGAAAGTTGAGCCAGTGATGAAGGAGGCCGACGGTTGGACTTTAAATGTTAAAATTAAAGTGGAAAAGGATCCAACTCTCAGTGCAACATTGGGATTGAAGACGAACATAAGCTCTTATTTGAATGCTGAGATCGTTCCTGGTGTACATTCTGATGAAAAACCACCATTTCTGGTGGAACTTGATGGATCTCTTCCTTTCTACATGCTCGATGCATATGAGGAGTTTTTTTTGGCTCTAATGCTGGCAATATCATTCTATTTGGGAAGGTATTTTAGCTAATTCAGTTACATCTAAGTTGACCCTGTACATATGTATTATAACGCTTGAGTAATTATATAAGACTCACTATTTTATCATTCATACCAAGATAAAGATTGATCTTGATCTTTAATAACTTTCATTTGAATCAAGGTCAAAGTAGGAAGTACTTATCACAGCTGTTGTGTGGTGGTGAAGAATATGCAAAGATTCATGTATGCTATCCCAAATGGCCCTGTATTTGAAGACTTTGTTATTATGAAGCTTGTCACACCAAGCTTCATGTAATACACCTCTTACCTTTGCTCCCCTTTTCTTCTTTAAATTTACCAACATCATATTGCTTATATTATTATTTACTATCTATTTatgctttttattttatttaatcagGAGATGGCATTTGAAAATGATTTGGTGAATAATTAGAATCAAATATTCATTTCTTGGATATTTATAAGTTATAACCCCTAAACAGCTAAACCTATACAATAAAACTTTATTTGAAATAATCCGATAATCATTTCTAAATCCCACATCTCGAGTTTATAAAAACTTTATTTGACATAATCTGATATTTATAAGTTATAACCCCTAAACAGCTAAACTTGTACAAActaattcttttctttctttgttTGATTGCATGACTTGCAGATAAGATTCATGGGAAAATGGGAGAAGGTGAGTACAATTTATGAACAAATTACATctaattgtttgtaatatatcATTATATATATTGACTAATCTGATTGATTCTTGTATCATTCAGGTACACAAAACATACTTCTCGTGTCTCCGGAGTATGTGAAAGTGCCTGATTACAAGGTATGATTACAAGTCATGTCAAACACTTTCTTAGGTGTTTTATTTAATAGGATGGACACAATTCCCACTTTTAAAACTCCCAATCTCTGCACCAACACACAACCATAACCATTGTAGTTCTGCCTTGCCTCAATCCTAGCCTCTGGTATCTTTATAAATTGAAAAAACTACAATCCAATTTGTGATGGTATGGAAGATTACAAAAATAGAGAACAAATCTGGAAAACTACCCTCTACTTATACTATCTGACATTACAaactaaataatataaaatacctAAACTGTCCCTAATGTCCTTTTATTTGTTGAATTTCCCATATTGCCCTTATCTATCATATATTGCAAAAGTTGATGCATAACAATACCCCACCCCAAAAGAACCACCTTGTCCTCAAGGTGGATAGAAATTGTGTATAGCATCCAAACGCTCCTTGGTGACCTCTTTGTCTTGCCCTTTGCCTTGCCATAAATCTTGAATGGTGTTCCCGGGATCTCAAAATGCAACACGAATTCTCTATATTTTTCTGTTAATTCATCCCCTGATCTGGTATCTTCGAACTTGTAGCTTACACCAATGAGTTTATTCAAAACAAAACTTACCTCAAAGGCACCAATCCATTCTGGTAACCCATTAAATGAAGCATTTCTATCTTCTATCTCCACCAGTGATGCTTGTATTTCCCGGCTGGTTGTGAGATTTTCTTTGAGTTTTGCTATTTTAAGATTCAATGGTAACAGGAGAAACTTTTCATGCGGGGTAAACTGATCATCAAATTTTGTTCCAATCTGACCATCAATTCCCTTCTGCTTGTTTCCAACAATTGCTAATATCACCAAATCAAAATGATCACAAGGATGAACCCTGGTTGTATAACCCATTCTCATCATGTTAGCACTAGTCACAATTGCTGGAGTGGTCCATTTAGCTATCTTGTTAACATTATTCTTTATCTATGTGAATATTGCACCCCTTTGAGTGTTCATCTTCCTTGTTAACAGGTTTAGAAATTCTGGGAAATCGATGGTTCCATTACCTTCTACTTCTAATTCATTGATCATATCCTGAAGTTCAACTTCAGTTCTATTTTGCCCAATCAATTTCATAATTGTTCCAAGTTCCTTTGTTGTGATGCAACTGTAGCCATCCTTATCGATTAAGTTGAAGGCTTCCTTCTTGATACCTCCCAGCTTGTAGGTGGTTGTAGACTTGCTGGAGTCGACATGTCCAATAATGTCAATGCTAGTGTGAATATTTTCCTTGCTCATCTTTAATGAAGTATCTGTAGACAAGCTTTCTCGATAGAATGAGGAAGATGAAGAATTGCACGGCGGTAAGGGTGAGGCACTGATACGACTGGGCGATATTGATGCCGACTGGGTTACTTTTGTTTTCGTAGATTTAACTTCACAAGGGCCTGATTTCTCTTTAACATTCATGGGCCAATCCCCTAGCTGATTCAATTTGCGTGTGTCCACAGATCTAATTTTGGCCCACTCATTATTTCCCAGCCAAGTTCTTCGATGACCTAGGTAACACTTGTCCATTCCATCGGGTCCTTCAATTGCCTCACTGACACCTGTCAAAATCCAAGCATCTGTACTTTTCTTTCTTAGCCATGATTTTATTCATAATTTGATGAATAAAATCAAGGATCCTTTTTTTCTTTTGGATTTAATTGGGTAATGGTATATTTGATGGCATGAAATCTTAGGAAACTTCAAGCACAAATAAAAGATCTTGAAGATGAAAGAGCATCAAGTCGACAAAAAGAGGTTATCATTACATAATAATTCATATAGATCCTTTCTCATCTGTCTTTTGGTGAATAATAGGATTCTAAGTAAGTTGTGTGTGTGACGTGGATGATGCAGAATTTGATAATGCAGCATGTAGAGCATTTAGCAGGGGATTTGATTCATCTGTTTCAAGGGCTATTAAGATATGATCCATTAGAGAGGGTAACAACACGTGCAACATTAAGACATCCTTTCTACACCAGGGACAATCTGAGTAGACGATACTAGCTGCTGCTAACAATATCAAAACAAAGTATGTGGTGGTCAATCTAAATCTACACACAGAAGGAAGGAAGGATGTTTTTGCTGTAGATGTTTTTATTTCccgagggtatgttttgagttcCTACTACACTGCTGTGTGGAAACCCCACCCACACATCTTATTGACCACCTTGAAGTCAAATTTATGTACAAagtacaaacaaacaaacaaatgtAGAAAAACAAAAGAGAGATGATTACAAGGTATGTGAAAGAGGAATGGGCATGGTTATGTTCTTTATCCAAGGTATTTTGgtcttctctttctctttctctctctgtaacagcccgaaatctcaggtattgtttaaattatgtttttgggtgatttaagggggggactcggcgtgttggagcctagactcgccgagtaggatcgcagacttggtcgcgggatcgcgactggactcgacgagtccaggtatggactcggcgagtcgacgctgttcagcagaaaccctaaccgttcggtttgggatcgtatataatgctcttatgtGCCGTCATTATtcgtttttagtcgattgagaggaaccctaatcggttgtgggcatctagagcaagattggagggtattagggcttgaagaggttGTGGGACAAAGAGAAGAAAGGTTTTGGCTGAAGGAACAGCAAAGGATTCGAGTCCTGCGGTTTGGAAACACAGAGAAAGCATAtcccaggtaatatttcggatttccttctgttgtttgttgtgtttatgaagttagggtttatgaaacccatttagtgattagatgggttattatgttattacccaaacgtttatacccccagtaatgagatgcttagaagtccagaaagtcccatggttgtatatctcgggaccgcacgtaattcaggaagcagttgctcgtctgcatggcatggactcgccgagttgttcttcagactcggcgagtagcttgaagatttactgggactcgccgagttgttctttagactcggcgagtggagtcggggtggccccgcgattctttcaagggtaactcgtcgggtcgaggagggtactcgacgagtagataaggaatctcagaaagttggaggacgtctagactcgccgagtcgtcatggtactcgccgagtccggtcgagctgaccgttgaccagagttgacctaagtctgacttcttagggatagtcacccttagaagttataagtgttaatgagatatgtgatgttataggaaggttgtagcttgTCGGATTGTGCCCGAGTGATTTcaagagttgctagctttcagcatttacgaggtgagtcttctcactatactgtacccggaagggttgactgtgtgaccggaaggtcggatatgatatgtgatatgtatgctatatgtggtaagttaattgttatatatgctatgtatgttatgggccggaaggcgattatattatgggccggaaggcaatatgttatgggccggaaggcgatacgattgtgtgatggaccggaaggtcggcgtgggtaaggccggaaggtttacccagcagggacggaagtcccctgagacacatggaccggaaggtcgggcctggaaaggcgtatgtgcgtaagttgtatattggggaactcactaagcatttatgcttacagttgttgcgcatgtatttcaggtaccagcgaggaccgtgggaaggcgccggcatgatcgatacacactgaagattgtctttatgatcttgggattttaaatatatgtatttgacagaatacttgaactatttatgccttgttttaaatggaattaattatgttttaaaaatgaaaaatttgtttgaaaaatttgagttgttacaattggtatcagagccttggtttgagagattcgggtgcaccttcgggggtaactgaactcaaaccgaggatttgaggaaacttttcaaataaaggcataaacgtttgtaaatggttttgtggtaagcaagaaagaagcagtgtgtacgatcagtcagcgcccgaacggtaaagatccccaaaataccttacaatattatatgatatgaattgttatgcatgctagaagactaggtatccatgataggactagagtggcctgatttgtgatgccttagtctagggaagttgcctatatgagatgctttgctagtatgcgggtagatagagcgtatcagaagtagagtactcactatccggagtttggggaggaggacttgggatgaacattgatgcggtgtggtcggtagtattgggcccgtactaccgaggacaccgggtcagtgggaggcccaagtaagaatccctggatatctgggactgagtagggttgcgtatcgagtgcgataatactcggtagaatctctgatagttttatgttgtatttcagagatatcatggttagaccgcgtcacggagcaagtacgagcggtgtgagtgacgaggatattcgtcagatgatccacgaggaggtggcggcggcgatctgggctgagatcccggagatgtttgggtctatcaagaccaccctgatggagacgttcgacgagcggtacgccgcattgactgaggctgcaaccgctgcagctaccgcagccgtggccgctgctaggccacagggaggtgactcgttgctgttccgagagttcagcaacacgaagccaccggagttcgatgggacgcaggatccgattgctgcgatgaggtggatcgcggatatagaggggtgcttctatacttgttcatgcccggagcacctgagggtacggttcgctttgaaccagctccgtctgggagcaaaggactggtggaagttcgtgacggcgaacttcactttggcagagactgcggcagtgacatggggggggttcactaccatgttcagggatgagtacgttcccccggtggagcgggaacgattggttcaggagttcttaaccctcaagcagggtaccgattctgttgcggtgattacacggaagtttcatgagagggcgatgttttgccctgagctggtgtcctcagagcaggctcggatgagccggtacttgggagtgttgaggagggatatccgggagtttgtatcgaactccacctaccatacttttgctgagcttcaggcgaatgccaggaagcgcgatatcgagttggagacccaggctcgggaggaggctgagtctcagcgggtggaccggcgaccagctcagttccagccggcagccaagcggaccaagtccgctgattcgaggacaggaggttcgaagggtcgcacttgcgggaagtgcggcaagagtcatgatggagtatgtcgatctggtgcttgctacaagtgtggcaaggaggggcacattgctagggagtgtcccaaggggtttacggtttgctttcattgcaaccagactggccataggaaggccgagtgccctcagcttcttcagggatctgcacctgttgccggAGTTAcggcgactcgaccggtgaaggccgaggccccgagggctcggggaagagcctttcagctgactgcggaggaggtccgcgctgcgcccgatgttgtggcaggtatgttgtaattcatgtaattattttaatgtcgatatgttatgcttatgttattatgcgcgtaggtactttccttgtgaactctgtgcctgccttagtgttatttgactcgggtgcgagtaggtcctttgtgtccttagcctttagtcagcatatcggcgttagtggtgagtcgttgagtcgacctttgagagtttctatagctgacgagaaggtgatttgtgctacggaggttcttcggggatgtgtactagagattttcggggttggattcccgattgatctgattcctatcgcgatgggggatgtctgtgtcatcgtgggcatggactggctgagccgattcggcgctgtcatcgactgtgagcgtcagttggtgactatacgagaccctaaaggaggagttctttcggtgtacggtgagggtacccgttcaggatcagctttttgttcggccgcaagggcgaggcagtgtctacggcagggctgtaagggttt includes these proteins:
- the LOC111880506 gene encoding uncharacterized protein LOC111880506, which gives rise to MNVKEKSGPCEVKSTKTKVTQSASISPSRISASPLPPCNSSSSSFYRESLSTDTSLKMSKENIHTSIDIIGHVDSSKSTTTYKLGGIKKEAFNLIDKDGYSCITTKELGTIMKLIGQNRTEVELQDMINELEVEGNGTIDFPEFLNLLTRKMNTQRGAIFT